A genomic segment from Solenopsis invicta isolate M01_SB chromosome 5, UNIL_Sinv_3.0, whole genome shotgun sequence encodes:
- the LOC105195185 gene encoding flocculation protein FLO11 isoform X5, whose amino-acid sequence MMVVSHRESNISSNIRAIIEQLNLNPVERRRLIDKTRQSSNARCKSFPEGIVESQAPKISIGVYGCKDRDADYEIPSPISKTAIAARKIEIERSRSKAETRQRFSTQKKEVHIACQERKEAPAVPVKRESRTEHANEGKFECQPIVSIGCFAKDTFFNKDESRARSTAAVPVPTKIPPKGQSRMAMKGEHVARIDVGTIEDKVADASAVSIRPLYKIEDRLRPRQSDTATSVRIHLPAREPTTIAREQSRAEDAVEITRSTKDSIDRIVPVAKEDLPQLESASLNHTAAHHRISVRPKNRRPPRRTTPTTTSSNGASPSSPSIPPTIAEDTLDSLELQEQQPQSTSSAPSPTEPPKAITVTRKSSSRLSRNSDIFEELESRLPRKPSATSLSPDSLDATTASRSSAEMTIATEEQQAEVRWIPVVRKPSNRISKGSDVFEELEAKLPRRRSSSNRLSKSPDSLDSSPGWFSKSTEEGFDKLVEYEETVKPVASVRRQLLNPISKSTDRVSKSSDSLEAIEPLASDDSMDRRRSSFDFRAHRSSKAMSKSSESFDLLEQSGCVSEESGQELQKRSSISDINLSRGRRLSKSISKSSESFERIDMNDMKDDVEADMILDDDTSKMSGRRSNKRMSSESSDNLDVEDRLENRRVRRTPKRIPSTSIVDVAVSGDDQEGEKRPTPTRKPSRLQKSSESSELGSTDTLDSERRNKSSESTETLDSLEKDLEQDRKEEEITDSVIDRREKNDSWSSRNVPATDSETSIGDDTEDSKSLISADNKYYWRQSSEPASKENLGIQQLLAITIMTRVADNGNNQRGSVIYPKKKPMSTSQPSSPVAKQEDTKMLFDNLLVSNKNDEDLQNMLNGNISEVSTDTKSFKEKLIMFEKLGK is encoded by the exons ATGATGGTGGTGTCACATCGCGAGTCCAACATTTCATCGAATATACGGGCGATAATCGAGCAGCTGAACCTGAACCCGGTGGAAAGGCGACGGCTGATCGACAAGACCAGACAAAGCAGCAACGCGCGATGCAAGAGCTTCCCAGAAGGGATAGTAGAATCGCAAGCGCCGAAGATCAGCATCGGTGTTTACGGTTGTAAGGACCGGGACGCCGACTACGAGATACCGAGCCCGATCAGCAAGACCGCGATCGCGGCGCGGAAGATCGAGATCGAACGGTCGAGATCGAAGGCGGAGACGCGACAGAGATTTTCCACGCAGAAGAAGGAAGTGCACATCGCGTGCCAGGAGAGGAAAGAAGCGCCTGCTGTGCCGGTGAAGAGAGAATCGCGGACGGAACACGCGAACGAG GGCAAGTTTGAGTGCCAGCCGATAGTGTCGATCGGATGCTTCGCCAAGGATACGTTCTTTAACAAGGATGAGAGCCGAGCGAGATCGACGGCGGCGGTGCCTGTACCGACGAAGATTCCACCAAAAGGTCAATCACGGATGGCGATGAAGGGGGAGCACGTTGCTCGAATCGACGTCGGCACGATCGAG GACAAGGTCGCGGACGCATCGGCGGTGTCGATCAGGCCATTGTACAAGATCGAGGATCGTCTCAGACCGAGGCAGTCAGATACGGCGACGAGTGTCAGGATCCATTTACCTGCGCGGGAACCAACGACGATCGCGAGGGAACAGTCTCGCGCCGAGGATGCGGTCGAG attaCGAGATCGACGAAAGACTCTATTGATCGAATCGTTCCGGTGGCCAAGGAAGATTTAC CGCAGCTAGAAAGCGCGAGTTTGAACCACACAGCGGCGCATCACCGGATCTCCGTGCGTCCGAAGAACCGACGACCACCGCGTCGAACGACACCGACCACGACATCATCCAATGGTGCCTCGCCCAGTTCCCCATCGATACCACCGACTATCGCTGAGGACACTCTGGATAGTCTGGAACTGCAGGAGCAACAGCCTCAATCGACCAGCAGCGCACCGTCACCGACGGAACCGCCTAAAGCCATTACCGTAACCAGGAAATCATCGAGCCGGCTGTCCCGCAACTCCGACATCTTCGAAGAGTTAGAGTCGAGGCTGCCGCGTAAGCCGAGCGCGACGTCGTTGTCGCCAGATAGTCTGGATGCTACAACAGCGTCGCGAAGCAGCGCCGAGATGACCATTGCTACTGAGGAACAACAAGCGGAAGTCAGATGGATACCAGTCGTTAGGAAACCATCTAACCGGATATCCAAGGGTTCCGATGTGTTTGAGGAGCTGGAAGCGAAACTGCCGCGCAGGAGATCTTCGTCGAATAGGTTGTCCAAATCGCCTGACAGCCTGGATTCATCCCCCGGCTGGTTTTCTAAATCCACCGAGGAGGGCTTTGATAAACTGGTAGAATACGAGGAGACCGTGAAACCGGTGGCTTCGGTCAGGAGACAATTGCTGAATCCGATCTCGAAGTCTACTGATCGCGTTTCCAAGTCGTCGGATAGTTTGGAAGCGATCGAGCCGCTGGCCAGTGACGATTCGATGGACCGGCGACGAAGTAGCTTTGACTTCCGAGCGCACAGAAGTTCAAAGGCGATGTCCAAGTCATCGGAAAGCTTCGATCTGCTGGAGCAGAGCGGCTGCGTTAGCGAAGAGAGCGGTCAAGAGTTGCAAAAGAGAAGCAGCATATCCGATATCAATTTATCGCGCGGAAGAAGACTGTCGAAGAGCATTTCCAAGTCGTCTGAAAGTTTCGAGAGAATCGATATGAATGACATGAAGGATGATGTCGAGGCAGATATGATACTGGATGATGACACATCGAAGATGAGTGGTAGACGGTCAAACAAGAGAATGTCCTCGGAAAGTTCGGATAATTTAGACGTAGAGGACAGGTTGGAGAACAGGAGGGTTAGAAGAACGCCTAAAAGAATACCAAGTACCAGTATAGTAGACGTAGCAGTTTCTGGAGATGATCAAGAGGGAGAGAAACGACCGACTCCTACCAGGAAGCCATCGAGACTCCAGAAATCCTCTGAAAGTTCCGAATTAGGTAGTACGGACACTCTCGATTCGGAGAGGAGAAATAAGTCGTCAGAGAGTACCGAGACACTGGATAGTCTGGAGAAAGATTTGGAGCAGGAcaggaaagaagaagaaatcacgGACAGCGTGATAGATAGacgtgaaaaaaat GATTCTTGGTCCAGTAGAAACGTACCGGCGACTGATTCCGAAACGTCGATAGGAGACGATACTGAAGACTCCAAGTCGCTCATTTCCGCcgacaataaatattattggcGCCAGTCTTCTGAGCCGGCATCTAAGGAAAACTTGGGTATCCAACAGTTGTTGGCTATCACAATAATGACCAGGGTGGCCGACAACGGAAATAATCAACGCGGCTCCGTTATTTATCCGAAGAAGAAGCCAATGAGCACGTCGCAGCCGTCATCGCCGGTGGCCAAGCAGGAAGACACGAAAATGCTCTTCGACAATCTGCTAGTGAGCAATAAGAACGACGAGGACCTGCAAAACATGCTCAACGGAAACATATCGGAAGTGTCCACTGACACCAAAAGCTTTAAGGAGAAATTGATCATGTTTGAGAAACTTGGAAAATGA
- the LOC105195184 gene encoding glucosidase 2 subunit beta, which produces MYIRTRVALQTQKVQTNRTNRPVKDVDRTVAPTVLSAELTGKKRGAVCGVSCRVRTRTSKDSRSSNKQADSNTDIPTRDLQSASQRMDGHRASRLLAFTASVSLLLATYTPGHVAGSGVLQIRGIPVAKNPLYRPDRDFECLDGSRLIPFTGVNDDYCDCGDGSDEPGTAACANGFFYCENTGHKPAYIPSSWVNDGVCDCCDTSDEYATRVECINNCNELGREARLEQQKAEQLAREGNKLRLELVARGKTIKTEHQSRLAKLRTDYTEAELIKKEKEIIKKQAEELESLALEKYKPIETEQSTTEETVGEDEEDSRVNEAEDYFKLLDSDSSDTITIAELQTRVTFDKNRDGVVSEEEALYFLGDKKEISWQEFVDIAWANIKPFLMLEQGMFKAATDKEEVDEQEPAEDLDHEKEGEVIDGEEEEVPEEEHEKEPSEPEIQYDEETQALVDEATNARERFQEAEKAISELQSEIRQLEEKMDRDYGPEEVFVSLDGECFEYTDLEYIYKLCLYAMATQRSKSGGSSVNLGHWSEWVGPPGAKYTKMKYDRGLTCWNGPARSTIVTLSCGIENKLLSVTEPSRCEYAMEFSTPALCNPSVTETDRHDEL; this is translated from the exons atgtacatacgtacacGTGTCGCGCTTCAAACGCAGAAGGTGCAAACGAACCGGACGAACCGTCCAGTGAAAGACGTCGACCGGACGGTAGCGCCAACCGTGTTATCAGCCGAACTTACGGGGAAGAAGCGTGGCGCCGTGTGTGGTGTGTCGTGTCGCGTCCGTACTCGAACCTCAAAAGACAGCCGTAGTTCCAACAAGCAAGCCGATTCAAATACCGATATTCCGACAAGAGACTTGCAATCCGCGAGCCAGAGGATGGACGGTCATCGGGCGTCGCGGCTCCTAGCGTTTACGGCGTCGGTGAGCCTGCTCCTGGCCACGTACACGCCGGGCCACGTAGCCGGCTCGGGAGTGCTGCAGATACGTGGTATACCGGTGGCGAAGAACCCGTTGTACCGGCCAGATCGCGACTTCGAGTGCCTGGACGGCAGCCGATTGATACCGTTTACCGGGGTGAATGACGATTACTGCGACTGCGGAGATGGTAGCGACGAGCCCGGGACGGCTGCGTGCGCTAACGGTTTCTTTTACTGCGAGAACACCGGGCATAAACCTGCCTACATACCGTCGTCCTGGGTAAACGATGGCGTGTGCGACTGTTGCGACACGAGCGACGAGTACGCGACCAGGGTAGAATGCATCAATAATTGTAACGAGCTGGGACGGGAGGCTCGTTTGGAACAGCAGAAGGCGGAGCAATTGGCGCGGGAAGGTAACAAGCTGCGTCTGGAGTTGGTGGCCAGAGGTAAGACCATCAAGACGGAGCATCAATCGCGTCTGGCCAAGCTGAGAACAGACTATACAGAGGCAGAGTTGATCAAAAAGGAAAAGGAGATTATAAAGAAACAGGCAGAAGAGCTGGAGAGTCTGGCATTGGAGAAGTACAAGCCTATCGAAACAGAGCAATCGACAACTGAGGAGACTGTTGGAGAGGATGAAGAGGACTCTAGAGTTAACGAAGCAGAAGATTATTTCAAGTTATTAGATTCAGATTCCAGCGATACGATAACGATAGCAGAGCTACAAACCAGGGTAACGTTTGACAAGAATAGAGACGGTGTTGTGTCAGAGGAAGAGGCACTATATTTCCTTGGTGATAAAAAGGAGATCTCTTGGCAAGAGTTCGTAGATATCGCGTGGGCAAACATCAAGCCTTTCTTGATGTTGGAACAAG GTATGTTCAAAGCAGCAACGGATAAGGAAGAGGTCGACGAGCAGGAGCCTGCTGAAGACTTGGACcatgagaaagaaggagaagtAATTGatggagaggaagaggaggttCCTGAAGAGGAACACGAAAAGGAACCATCGGAACCAGAAATTCAATATGACGAGGAGACACAAGCGCTTGTTGATGAGGCTACTAATGCTCGAGAGCGTTTCCAAGAGGCGGAGAAGGCTATCAGCGAATTACAGTCAGAGATCAGACAGCTGGAGGAGAAGATGGACCGTGATTACGGACCTGAAGAAGTGTTCGTTTCGCTCGATGGCGAATGCTTCGAGTACACGGACTTGGAGTACATTTACAAACTGTGTCTATATGCTATGGCGACCCAGAGGTCCAAATCCGGTGGTAGCAGCGTCAATCTAGGCCACTGGAGCGAATGGGTCGGACCGCCCGGTGCCAAATACACTAAGATGAAGTACGATCGCGGCCTCACTTGCTGGAACGGCCCAGCGCGTTCCACAATTGTTACCCTATCATGTGGAATAGAGAACAAGCTTTTATCGGTGACGGAACCTAGTCGCTGCGAGTACGCCATGGAGTTCTCCACGCCGGCGCTCTGTAACCCCAGTGTGACAGAGACCGACAGGCATGATGAACTGTAA
- the LOC105195187 gene encoding RING finger protein 11 yields MGNCLKRSAGNQQDNTTLLSNNPEPVSTSGSSQEGLGPPIPYNQTAYYPSIATRERHLQSTNLNIGRGIGVNLIQSSGSAGLSEEEQQVRIAKRIGLIQHLPMREYDGAKKGECVICMMELLVGEEVRYLPCMHTYHAICIDDWLLRSLTCPSCMEPVDAALISSYHPTT; encoded by the exons atGGGCAACTGCCTGAAGCGCTCCGCTGGCAACCAACAGGACAATACCACCCTCCTGAGTAACAATCCCGAGCCCGTCTCCACGAGCGGATCCTCGCAGGAGGGTCTCGGACCGCCGATCCCCTACAAT CAAACGGCTTATTATCCGTCGATCGCCACGAGGGAACGTCATTTGCAGTCCACCAATTTGAACATTGGCCGTGGAATCGGAGTCAATCTAATCCAGAGCAGCGGCTCCGCTGGTTTGAGCGAGGAGGAGCAGCAAGTGAGGATCGCGAAGCGTATAGGACTGATACAGCACTTGCCAATGCGAGAGTACGATGGTGCGAAGAAGGGCGAATGTGTGATATGCATGATGGAACTGCTGGTAGGCGAGGAAGTACGCTATCTGCCCTGTATGCACACCTACCATGCAATCTGCATCGACGACTGGTTGCTGCGCTCATTGACCTGTCCGTCGTGTATGGAGCCGGTGGACGCGGCGCTAATTAGTTCATATCATCCAACTACTTAA
- the LOC105195186 gene encoding protein lines, with amino-acid sequence MLLSLRRYPHERANLTRINGASAPCRYCPPVNVMEEPVKKKQRIEKSSGAKNGLADLEELQKSLLARCLCHMPESSLRKPFTNLTVREADGTIRYAVLSEWDTDQILECLTALQLLFDLAIKQYLKNVLCKRVMEVCEAVARNEHGIVDQIIDLSYTNDKFVSYAASRVLASFFIVARQNMDAAWLERLTQSLVNTSSPSRMLFTLDVVKRVIEHKDCSIHPEDGDATAPPSGCNTFFIDDFDSTPVKELCVKALESKWTILVSKFNDILTQYTPQHTSVVITFLHLWETIISVKANLSVVETKPFYSELNDLVLLLNANVPGVIWRHLLGLLNEVLCYGSTLALQDNLPEEPCSLATLIVRAIKDWRLLDALPYRHGSGRFGGGDGEGDRPLLQKMVLLVLKSVAVTVRQTRSDSSDSSLGSEAEDLDADMAVIERSIREVLRQLDQCVKTLMPFHPEMPLSQWVVQMFHDQDDFLIEGMVCCLDVAVGLFYRGPPQNDLGQMLSPTLTFVQFIRGVSYDTELLLDLLISNETCFLLYLLRFLKYIRRNWFEFMRCCGGELDDTMRVLITLRLTIDRLVSKNLFPYNIAPVHRLLEKCESLYEGNVDSCSTHV; translated from the coding sequence ATGCTCCTTTCTCTGCGGCGTTACCCACATGAGAGAGCTAACTTGACGAGAATTAATGGTGCATCTGCGCCCTGTCGCTATTGTCCTCCTGTCAACGTAATGGAGGAGCCGGTTAAGAAGAAGCAGCGTATCGAGAAAAGCTCAGGCGCCAAGAATGGGCTCGCCGACCTCGAGGAGCTGCAGAAGAGCCTGCTCGCGCGGTGTCTGTGCCATATGCCGGAGAGCAGTCTACGCAAGCCATTTACCAACCTCACGGTGAGGGAGGCCGACGGTACTATTCGGTATGCCGTACTGTCCGAATGGGATACAGATCAGATCCTGGAGTGTTTAACCGCTCTGCAGCTGCTGTTCGACCTGGCCATCAAGCAGTACTTGAAGAATGTCTTATGCAAGCGGGTGATGGAGGTCTGCGAGGCGGTGGCGCGGAACGAGCACGGCATCGTCGATCAGATCATCGACCTGTCCTACACGAACGACAAGTTCGTGTCGTATGCGGCGAGTCGCGTGCTCGCGTCGTTCTTCATCGTCGCGCGGCAGAACATGGATGCCGCCTGGTTGGAGAGGCTCACACAGTCCCTAGTTAACACGAGCTCGCCCAGTCGGATGCTGTTCACCCTGGATGTAGTCAAGAGAGTGATCGAGCATAAAGACTGCAGTATACACCCGGAGGACGGGGACGCGACAGCGCCGCCGTCCGGTTGCAACACGTTCTTCATCGACGACTTTGACAGCACGCCAGTCAAGGAGCTGTGTGTAAAGGCGCTCGAGTCCAAGTGGACCATTCTCGTGTCCAAGTTCAATGACATTCTCACGCAGTACACGCCGCAGCATACGTCTGTCGTCATAACGTTCCTGCACTTATGGGAGACCATCATCTCGGTCAAAGCCAATCTTTCCGTCGTTGAAACCAAGCCTTTCTACTCGGAACTGAACGATCTCGTGCTATTACTGAACGCCAACGTGCCAGGCGTTATCTGGCGACATTTGCTCGGCCTCCTCAACGAGGTGCTGTGTTACGGCAGTACACTGGCGCTACAGGATAACTTACCGGAGGAACCATGCTCCCTGGCAACCCTCATCGTACGCGCTATCAAGGACTGGCGTCTGCTTGACGCGTTGCCGTACCGCCACGGTTCCGGCAGGTTTGGCGGCGGTGACGGCGAAGGCGATCGTCCTTTGCTGCAGAAAATGGTACTACTAGTGCTGAAGAGCGTCGCCGTGACGGTGCGGCAAACGCGCAGCGATTCTAGCGACTCGTCCCTCGGCTCCGAGGCCGAGGATCTCGATGCGGACATGGCGGTGATCGAGAGGAGTATCCGCGAAGTACTGCGTCAACTGGATCAATGCGTAAAAACGCTGATGCCCTTCCATCCGGAGATGCCGCTGTCGCAGTGGGTTGTGCAAATGTTTCACGATCAAGATGACTTTCTGATCGAGGGTATGGTCTGCTGCTTGGACGTCGCTGTGGGCTTGTTCTATCGCGGTCCGCCACAGAACGATCTGGGCCAAATGCTTAGCCCTACGTTGACCTTTGTGCAATTCATTCGCGGTGTGTCGTACGACACGGAACTTCTACTGGATCTGTTGATCAGCAACGAGACCTGCTTCCTGCTGTATCTCTTACGATTTCTCAAGTACATTAGGCGTAATTGGTTCGAGTTCATGAGGTGCTGCGGCGGCGAACTGGACGACACGATGCGGGTACTGATAACATTACGGCTGACCATCGATCGACTGGTGTCTAAGAACTTATTCCCGTACAACATTGCTCCGGTTCATCGTCTACTCGAAAAATGCGAGTCCTTGTACGAGGGTAACGTGGACAGCTGTAGCACCCACGTGTAA